One part of the Colius striatus isolate bColStr4 unplaced genomic scaffold, bColStr4.1.hap1 scaffold_105, whole genome shotgun sequence genome encodes these proteins:
- the TAPBP gene encoding LOW QUALITY PROTEIN: tapasin (The sequence of the model RefSeq protein was modified relative to this genomic sequence to represent the inferred CDS: deleted 1 base in 1 codon) gives MAAGPGLGLLLAGLCLLQGGAADLGTPTGGPPAPLPPLLCPLLGPGGVLSQKPAVLWLRGGSDPPPPPPNTSQDPNSTFDVTDPWGTLTRAWRPSWTPPKCELSPTVLTLTPPPWAPSLGLHTRSPLGLGGSWWVASLGTPGYGVTALLQGQSPPTTATAVTATLSVFTLTPELRGSPGTPLDLHCAFTSPPGPFALEWRQQHRGAGRRLLTYDSATSSAPEATPGVQLLLGTAGGPGGHVRNVTLRLDPLHVSHQGTYICAVFLPRGQAQQVLHVRVLEPPTVTLRPSPLVVAPGSAAELLCDTSGYFPLDVAVRWQRRAGASGPLLPLEETVAKTWATGHRQGPGGTFSRRNGIRLVPARLQHHGDVYSCLVTHAALRAPRSVHVRLEVAGAAGPGMEDVVGLFLVAFVLCGLWRWLNPPSLHPAPDPKKTN, from the exons atggcggccgggccggggctggggctgctgctggcgg ggctctgcctgctgcaggggggGGCAGCGGATTTGGGGACCCCCACGGGGGGcccccctgcccctctcccccctctgctctgtcccctCCTGGGTCCGGGGGGGGTTCTGAGCCAGAAGCCggctgtgctgtggctgagggGGGGCTCCgaccctccccccccaccccccaacaccTCCCAGGACCCCAACAGCACCTTCGATGTCACTG ACCCCTGGGGTACCCTGACCAGGGCATGGAGACCCTCCTGGACCCCCCCCAAATGCGAGCTGAGCCCCACGGTGCTGACACTCACCCCCCCACCCTGGGCGCCTTCTCTGGGGCTCCACACCCGCAGCCccctgggtttgggggggtcctggTGGGTGGCATCGTTGGGGACCCCCGGCTACGGCGTCACGGcgctgctgcaggggcagagcccCCCCACCACCGCCACTGCTGTCACTG CCACACTATCAGTGTTCACACTGACCCCGGAGCTGAGgggctccccagggacccccctgGATCTCCACTGCGCCTTCACCTCCCCGCCGGGCCCCTTTGCCCTGGAGTGGCGGCAGCAGCACCGCGGCGCCGGCCGCCGCCTCCTCACCTACGACTCGGCCACCTCCAGCGCCCCCGAGGCCACCCCCGgggtgcagctgctgctggggacagcCGGGGGGCCGGGGGGACACGTCAGGAACGTCACCCTGCGCCTCGACCCCCTCCACGTGTCCCACCAGGGCACCTACATCTGCGCCGTCTTCCTGCCGCGGGGACAGGCGCAGCAGGTCCTGCACGTCCGTGTGCTGG agccccccacgGTGACCCTGCGCCCGTCC CCGCTGGTGGTGGCCCCGGGCTCGGCGGCCGAGCTGCTCTGCGACACCTCGGGCTACTTCCCCCTGGACGTGGCGGTGAGGTGGcagcgccgggccggggccTCTGGGCCGCTCTTACCCCTGGAGGAGACGGTGGCCAAGACCTGGGCCACGGGCCACCGTCAAGGGCCCGGTGGCACCTTCAGCCGGAGAAACGGGATCCGTCTGGTCCCGGCCAGGCTCCAGCACCACGGCGACGTCTACAGCTGCCTGGTGACCCACGCGGCGCTGCGGGCCCCACGGAGCGTCCACGTGAGGCTGGAGGTGGCTG GAGCCGCGGGGCCAGGCATGGAGGACGTGGTGGGGCTGTTTCTGGTGGCCTTTGTGCTCTGTGGACTCTGGCGCTGGCTCAACCCCCCCT ctctgcaccccGCCCCGGATCCCAAG aaaacaaactga